The Capsicum annuum cultivar UCD-10X-F1 chromosome 3, UCD10Xv1.1, whole genome shotgun sequence genomic sequence TGCGGAACTTGAGAAgattgggaatgggttggtctattggagtctcgggtTAGGGGGTTATAGGTCatttggcttgcggcatttagcagagctagtgaaggatttggcaattgtggccatgtttcagGAGTAACGATGGCAGAGGAATTTATATCATGTCCACTTGAGGAAACATGTCGAAGGGTAGAAGGGTgagagtttctttgactctcaacttgttctaacctcccactaatagtcgttACTTCTCCTTTTATGGCTCCCACTTccatactcaacctttcaagagtttgggtcatatcctcaagagtgaccctcatattctccatttcattagaatccacgttttgagacgtggttccttccattgtcaaggtatcacctacacaagcaataaataagttagtttaaaacctctcctcactcacactctcttggttcactcacactcaagctccacaagtgttgtagattggctagtaacccgtgaatccttaaggtatgagtatgctcttgtccggaattgattcttgtttgaaactcaaagaattctcgtcgGACTAGAACCAAGAGTTACAACTTATTTaaatgataaaagcacacaaacaaacgttgACACGAATACAAAGCTTCAAAGggctaattgacaagctagtaggaatgtactagtttgttaattagttctcaagtcaattatatgaaactaagaatcaataattagaaactagaacatccaaatttgagcttaattatcatgTGAAAAGTAACTAGGGTGACGTGGTAGCATGTCATTGGCCACGGGTCCACACATGTTTttcatcaacttgaagccttGGTCCCTTTATAACATGTGCAATGGATGAATTGTTATTGGGAGGGAAACATAAAGTTttgtaacctttttttttttcaactttttcaaactcaaaaggtgatgtttgaccttactagttccacaagacaaggttccttgttttaacggaaaagtggttgtcaagtctagaaaggtgatgttggcaagtcttctcacaaacaaccttttcaattttgtcttgcaacctttttggatctattgcTCTTTTTAAGACATAGGATGAAGAGAAAATTTTAAGATTAACACAACATCAACATCTTcaataataaaacaacaatacaccacaatggcACTCCAACATCCAACACAAGTCAAACTCAAGGCCACTTCAAGttttcacaacaacaagtctcttcttattaagctcaactttagatttagacacttttTTGTGTTGGTGGGGAAGagaccaacacaagaaacaaactaaacaagtaaactcttttgtagatctacaaccaattttcgaccaaaatgttcaagaacacacttcTTGGTAAAAGCttcccaagattggttttgtaagaacaaaaccaagccttgagctttgataccaaataatacaaaagatcaaacttacaacaaggaatcaagagaacaacaagaacaacatcactAGATAATCAAAGGCCGCACTCAACTTCTCTAGGTTTTCAAGGCAACAACGACAATattcaacaagatagataaatcacacaagattgcaataactatagtgaatcgaaagagccccacatggcttcactatatcaagatacaaacaacaagattacaaaatgatggatagtaacttgacacaaaatatcctagaatctaagaaccctaacatgaagattaggaccctaagactaaaagatatttataccaaattcttacttgaatcaagaggaactcATAAACCTTAAAACTcccaagtttctagccaaagaaaaacaaaagtgttactacactttgttgtctagttttgggttcactctcaagaacaagagagagaatttctcaaaatattacaagacttgtgtttcttcaaaaataaaaatgaactaagtccaagaaatagccctattatttctatttatagtactttacaaaataaaaggaaaatgaccaTTCTAGCCTTGGTCTTGGGTGGCTTtggagtgtaataaacttacacttcaaagcccctcttcacacttcaaaacaTGAAATCCCTTAGATAAATTAACTACACACTCACACACGATCATTTGCTATAACatggcttggagtttttgtaactaccgagcttggctacgtgtgaatgatCTTGAGCTAGTTGTACTTGTATCATCAACTTCCCTCAGTTGCATTTTGACTCCTGTTCCCATTTCAGCATTTGGATTGTGCATGTACCGTACTTCTGCTTTACCTCAAAGTCATGTTTTTCAAAATGGCCAATGCTACACAAATCCTCCACcaatttctcctattttcatCAATAGTAAAGTTTATATTGAGTCAGTCAAAAATTTTAACACAGtaaattatttaattgagaaCTAATCTGTTCATAGATTAGGAGATAATGATATcatgtaaaaataaatttaggtgaAGGTAGATCAAGAAATAGAATTACAGTTTTACTTGATGTTTCAACACCACATAAAGAACGGATAAAAAACTTAAGATTTGTGAGTGCATGCAAATCATTCTTTCGCTTGATATAATCCTTGAACTTGTATTTCAATATTTCACCAGCATATACTCGAGTGCAAccaatatttgaaaaataaatgtgCGATCGCTTACCTTCTTTGTTGTCATTGTGCATGACAATGCTATATCAAGTGGAGTCTGATTTTGTTTGTTAAATGATATCTTCTTTGCTCTAGGATGGTTTATTAATTCAGGCACATAGTTACTAGAGGCAACAAGTAAATGGAGAGGAGTAGGGGTGACAAATGGATAGGTTGGGTTGAAGTAGGGGTGACAAATGGATAGGTTAGGCTGAAGTTGGGCTGGTCAAGATGGGCAGAACAAATAATTGGGCAAATGCCCAATCATGCCCAAATGCATTTGGGTCAAGATAGGCTAAACTATGGGTAATGGGTACAACCCAACCCACCAAatgcaaatttaatcaaattaaaaacgCCAAcaagtttttcccttttttctatcttttttacctttccttttttttttctttttcattttttattccattttttcctttttattttttctattttctattttttcattttaatctatttttttattttattacttttttctttgaaaccttttttattttcttttttcccttttttgttttttcttctttttttctttttttttttttttttttttatattttatgtattctttaaattttttatttatttgtatcatatgtatttcaaataaatttattatttatatttgaatagtttagccgtgaatataatttatcatttatatttgtataaaaatagttataaggaataattatatttatttgagtctaaaatatttaatatgcaATATGTCATTCAATGTAAATGTATCGTTAGTATTGGTATgttaagtttatcatttgcatttctataaaaacaagtgTCATTTTCATGTGTATGGtttaaattgtataaatatgtatcatttgatacaaatgtaaacgttgtatttgtatagtttaacattttatttttgtaatttatcatttatatttgtattgttcaatttatattaataaaatgcaATTCGTATCAATAAAGATAAATtgtataaaacataaataatggtgagaactataaaatacaaatacaagtgcaaactataaaatacaaatataaacacaagcgtgaactataaaatacaaatacaagtagaattataaaatacaaatacaaatatcaactataaaatataaatacaaatacaagtgcgaattataaaatacaaatgcaattttatcaataaatataaaaatataaatgatagtgcgaatataaatacaataagtcATTGTGGTATTTTTCGTTATCAATCATAACTTGGCTCCACATAGCCATATTTTTTAAAAGgggaataaaaaattcaaaaaaagaaagaaaaagaaagagaaatacaagctatagatagaataaaaaaaataaaagaaaaaaaaagaaatgaaaaaaataaaaatagaaaaaaggagcaaaacgaaaataagaagaaaaaaccaaaaaaagagaaaaaaatgaaaaataaaaaaaaggagaaaaaaaaacaagaaaatcaaaaagtaaaagaaaatgaaaaagagacaaaagaaaaaaatgatggggAATAGAAATAAATGACCGGTTATGATGTATCTGTCATCTTCCATGACTTGTACTCGAcgaaatcatatttttcaaaaatacaaatctatttatctatctaccTGCCTGCCTGcctacctatctacctacctaaaatacaacaaaaacaaaaaaaatgagaaagagaaaaaaacaataaagagaaaattaaaaagtaaaaaaaaagtaaaaaaaatggaaaagaaagagaaagaaatgcTATAGATTGTACTTTTAAAAGTTCGGCTAGAAACAATCTCATTTAGTTGAAACCTAGACTATTTTTGTAAGTCTCCCATTAATAAAATAGGATTTTGTAAAAGCTTTAAACAATTTAATGGGTCAAGTTTGGGCATCATcgtgggtctatttgggttagtGATTTGTAATGGGTTGACTTGGGCTAGCCCAAATTAACCCATTATCAAAATCACTCTTGCCCAAACCCATGAAACCTTGGGCGGGTTCGGCGGGTCATTTGGGTTTGGGTGAATTTTGCCACATATAGGATTTCCACATAGATGACATATAGGATGTGTGtgtacttgttcaactttatataaatttaagttaTTACTCGTGCTCACACGAAGTAGGATAACATAAATGTCAGATGAGGCTAAGTTAAAGGATACATTTATTTACTATgcctttgaaaaataagaaaatcagaatTGGAAATGGTGACTATATTCCTGCAGAAGGAAAAGGGAATGTTGCAGTCAAAACAATTTCgggtacaaaaataatttcaaatgtcaAAAGGAAATCTTGAGATTTTACAAGTTGATATGAGAGACAAAAGTTTCTTATATAATCCAACAGAAGATGCACATAAGTCATGCAAGAACAAAGAAGAATTGACAGatttattcaagaggtcaaaTTCAGCTGAAGCCCAGACAATTTCTGATACATggaggagtgttgaaaatatgtctcagaattaaaataggaatagataattttagtagttttaaattattaaagtCCTGTGTGACTTAGGAATTAGTTgtcctttattatttgaataagaattagttatctcaatttaaattggagtgtagttagaaatttagctatgtaaatatatgttttgagttattaataaaataactctctttttttctttccaacTCTTTTTCTGTTATTTCtctttcaaagctaaaaaccaacaTGAGTCTATGTACGTGGCCTTatcctgcatttctgcaagagtcTGCATTATAAAGCATTGAATTTGTAATATGAAAAGATTGGTAAAACTTGATTTTCCAAATTTATCTGGACcacatgaaaatatttttcttgttctaTCATTTTCAATTACTTAGTTTTGTTTGTGTTGGAAAAAAGGGTCATAAGAAGAAGATCTTAAATAGTGAAAAGCTGTTTTTTATTCATGTTGTTTTTCTTTACGAATTCTTTCTTCGGATAAAAGCAAACAATAAATACCTTTCTTTTGATCAAAGGCAAAGATCTGCGCGGTGTTCAGAATATTTCATCCAGAGAAAACAAAGTAAGTAACTCACCCGCAAACCAAATAAAAGAAACGAAAATGGATCCAACCTTGTACAATGTTGCTGTGATTTCTTACTTGTTGAATATCTGAAAAGGGATGAAGAAAATGAGTACCAAGTCACTCCAATGGGCAACACAATCTTACACGTTGCAGCCCATTATGGCCACTCCAATTTCGTGGCAGAAGTCCTTAAGATTACTCCGGCATTGTTATGCAATCAGAATAGGAAGAACGAGACTGTGCTACACATAGAAGCTAATGAAGGTCACATCGAAGTAGTCCATTTGCTATTTAGTATAGAGGATCATTATAAGGAGAAGCTCATGAGGATGACAGATGAGAATGGAGCTCCAACCCTGCACAAGGCCGTGAGGAGCCGACATGAAGATGTAGCCAGTTTCTTGGTGAAAGAAGATCCTGAATTTGAATTTCCATCCAACAAGGAGAAGGAGACACCAATGTATCTAGCAGCTAAGTCTAGTCTTCGTGAAGCTTTGGTTGAAATCTTGAACTCCTGCAAGAAACCAACTTCTTCTACAGATCCATTAAATCGAACACCTCTGCATGCAGCAGTAATTCAGGAACACACGAGTATGTACATATTTTTTTGCCGTTACTCTCActatattatcatctcttttcgattattgttactattgttgtttcttgtacttcgactattgtattattttgttgttgtattgttcTTCTTTGACTATTTTTTCTTGAGTTGAGAGTCTATCGGAAGGAGCCTCTCTGCCTCTGAGttagtggtaaggtctgcgtacactctactccTCCCCAACCCACTTGGAGACTACACTGGGGAGTCTAAATTTGTGTTGATTTAACTCTTTATCATCATCATATTTGACACATGCATCCATATTGTGTGAGATTTTTGTTGTAATGGAATAAATCTTTGTGTTAGGAACCTGACGTTGGGGGGTTTGAATTCGTTGCACTTTGCTGATCTTTTTGGATTGAAAGAAGTAGTTTCTGATATGCTAGGGTGGAAAAAAATCCTTAGCCTACCTTCCAGTAGGCAATGAAAATGACCAGACAACAACAATTCACATTGCAATCGGTGTAGGTAAGGTAGACGTTTTACATGAGCTATTAAATAAATGCCCTGATTGCTGATAATTGCTCGACAACAATGGACGAAATGCTCTTCATGAAGCCATATTATACAGTCAAGAAAGTGTGGTAAATTTCTTATTGAAGCCAAAGCGGGATAAGCTTATCAAGGATCCAGACAATGATGGCAACACTCCTCTCCATTTTCTTGCTTCCTCTAATTTCTAGGGCTATGTGCCTTTGGAATTAAAAGATCATCCCCGAACAAAGAATATTTCATATAGCAAGGAAAACAAGACTCCATTTCAAGTAGCAATGTCTTGTACAGAGTGGATGAAATACAAGGATAGAATCGCGCCCAGCTTGTATGACGTTCACCCAAGCTGAACCAGCTGGATCGGCAGAAGATAATTTTCAACCAAGCTAAGGAATGCAACATAAACATCAAAGGTATCTTAACAGCAGCAACTCAAATGCAACTAGTGGTGGCTACTGTCAAGAAATGGactttgggcctaactcaacctcaaaagctagctcaagaggggAGGATTACCCAAGTCTATATAAGAAAACTaccagtccattccccaaccaatgtgggacttttatcCACTCTAACACCCCATCACGCTTTGGCCCAACTGACCCTGGGCGTGGACCGGGAGCCCAAAACGGGGATGGacttggctctaataccatgtcaagaatggaccttgggcataaatcaacctcaaaagctagctccaGAGAGGAGAATTATCCAAGTCTATATAAGCAAACCACCAGTACATTCCCCAATCAATGTGGGAACTTTACCTACTCTAACACCCCCTTATGCCCAGGCCCAACTGTCACTTGCGTATGGATCGGGAGCCCCAAACGGGAATGGACCTGGCTTTgaatgaacctggctctgataccatgtcaagaaatggaccttgggcctaactcaatcgcaaaagctagctcaagaggggaggattacccaagtccatataagcaaactaccAGTCCATTCTctaaccaatgtgggacttttacccactctaacagcTACTTTATTAGTCACAATCACCTTTGTAGTTGGCTTTACATTACCAGGAGGTTTTGAAACAATAACCCTAATAAAGGGATGGAAATTCTAATAAGAAAATCAGCATTCCGTGCATTTGTTATAACGGATGCCATCACCTTTACATGCTCCGCTGGTGCTATATTCATCTACTTCTATATGGAGACAAATCCTCGTCCAAGGTTCTTTCAGGATTTGAGTTATTTGTGGTCT encodes the following:
- the LOC124896871 gene encoding ankyrin repeat-containing protein At5g02620-like; this translates as MGNTILHVAAHYGHSNFVAEVLKITPALLCNQNRKNETVLHIEANEGHIEVVHLLFSIEDHYKEKLMRMTDENGAPTLHKAVRSRHEDVASFLVKEDPEFEFPSNKEKETPMYLAAKSSLREALVEILNSCKKPTSSTDPLNRTPLHAAVIQEHTTILYSQESVVNFLLKPKRDKLIKDPDNDGNTPLHFLASSNF